The candidate division KSB1 bacterium region AAGCATGGGGACGAAAATCTGGATTTGGCAAGGAACCAGAGTCACATTGTAAACAGACAAAGATATGGGCATGAAAATGTCTGTCGCCGCAACAGAAATCAGTGAATCTTTTGATCTAAAAAAGTTGACCGTGCGAGAGACATCGATTACAAGGAGATGGGAGATATAATGATTTTTCAGAGTCGCAAGGGATTTGGCAGGGGGGGTTCTCTGCGCGCTGTTCCTGACAAAAAAGATGCTTTTGCTGAAATAGTATCAGGCGATCCTGGGAAGAGATCGTACAAAAAAGTGGCAGGATTTCCACTCTCAATAATTCAACCCGCACTTAAAACAGACTTAACCTTTACGATTTGGAATCCATGTCTTCCCGGACGGCGTCATTCAAACCTTTGGCCTCGGTGGCCGGTATCTATATCTGAAAGGTTTGCTGGACTGGCAATTTATGAGAGAATTAGGATTTGAAAAAAGATCGAAATATCAAACTGAGGATAAAACTTCGCCAATCTGTTCTAATGATTCCAAATTATGCACCGGCAAAAAGTCATCGATGTATGGCATAGCAGCTTTAATGCCACGGGTCAAAGGCTCATAGTTTTCATATCCTAAAAGAGGATTGAGCCATATCAAACGATAGCAGTTTCGCGATAGCCGGGCTACTTCCCGTTCAAAAAGAGGAATATCTCCCCGGTCCCAGCCGTCACTGATGACCATTACAACGGCCCCACTGCGGAGCACCCGTCTCGCCCAGAGATAGTTGAAATCTTTGAGTGCGTCACCAATGCGAGTTCCTCCCGCCCAATCGTTCACTTTCTGCGAAACTGAGCTAACAGCATCATCTATGTCACGTTGCTTCAAATAACGCGTGATGCGGGTGAGCCGGGTTCCGAAGACGAAAGTTTCGACGCGCCGCATACCTGCGGTAATAGTGTGTATAAAATGCAGCAGCATGCGCGAGTAGCGTTCCATAGAGCCGCTGATATCACACAGAACTACAATATCGCGCATCCTGGTTTGATTGCCGCGCCAACTCAATTGAATCAATTCTCCTTCGTTGCGCATACTTTGACGCACGGTTTTGCGCAAGTCAAGCATTCGCCCTTTTGCGTTGGGATTAAATCGGCGTGTGCGTTTGCTTGGAATGTTCCAGTTCATTTCACTCAACACCTGCCTGGCCATCACAACTTCTTCATTTGTAAATGCAGCAAAATCCTTTTTGCGCAAAACCTCCAACGGGCTATAAGTTAAGACCAGATCGACGGCTTCTTTTTGTTCATTTTTCGGCCGGGATTGGGGCGGTTTGATTTGAGCTTCATTTTCCGCGAGGGCCTGTTTAACCCGGAGAGATTGTTTGGATTGCGCTGTCTCGGGCATTTTAAGTTGTGGCAGGATGAGACTCATCACTTGCGGCAACTTCGAAGGCGCACGCCAAAACAGGTGAAACGCCTGGTTGAAAAGCTCGACCTGTTCTTTACGGGTCACGAAGACGCTGAACAGAGCCTGGTAAACATCCGCGCGGCTCCGCAGTCCGATAAGCTGCATGGCACGCATGGCATCCATGATTTGTCCGGTTGCCACTTCCAGTCCGGCGCGGCGCAGCACGCGTCCAAAGGCAATGATGTGTTGAGTGATTCGATTTGGCTTTGGGGACATAATGATTGGATTGGGAAATGGGGGAGCTATGCGGCTTCAGCTCTGATCTTTTCAACTATTTTTGCAGCTTCATGACCTTTGACTTTGGCGATATCATCCTGATATTTTAGCAATGTGCCCAAGGTATCATCAATCAATTCCGGCTTTAACTCCGTTTCCGAAAGGGTTAAGAGGGCGGCTGACCAATCCAGCGTTTCAGCCACGCCCGGTAGTTTGTATAAGTCCATGGTGCGCAGCTCCTGCACAAAAGTCACGATTTCGTGGGCTAATTTTTTAGCAATGTCGGGCGCTTTGGCCATGACAATCTCATATTCTTTTTCGGCGGATGGATAATCGATCCAGAAATAGAGGCAGCGGCGTTTGAGCGCGTCGTGAATTTCGCGGGTACGATTGGAGGTGATGATGACCACCGGAGGTTTTTTGGCAGTGATGGTGCCGATTTCCGGAATGGTGATCTGAAAATCGGAAAGCAACTCTAACAAGAAGGCTTCGAACTCTTCGTCGGCGCGATCGAGTTCGTCGATGAGCAGGACCGGGGCTTTGGTTTCGCCGCTAATGGCCTGCAACAGCGGCCGCTGAATCAGAAATTCCGGCCCGAATATTTCGTGCTGAATTTTCTTCTCATCTTTGCCACCGGCTGCTTCAAGCAACCGGATGTGCAGCATTTGACGCGCGTAGTTCCACTCATAGACTGCGTTGTGCACATCCAGCCCTTCATAGCACTGCAGTCTGATCAGCTCGGTATCGAGCATGGCCGCAAGAACTTTCGCCACTTCGGTTTTGCCCACACCGGCTTCCCCTTCGAGGAAAACCGGGCGGCCCATTTTGAGGGCGAGAAAAATGGTGGTAGCTAAACTGCGATCGGTGATGTAGTTTTGCTTTTGGAGGGCTTTTTCGACGGCTTTAATGGAAGGATAGGAAGGCATGCGTCATGTTCTCTTGCTTATTGAAAAGGGCTTATAATATGAAGGCTCTTTTCGATCAATTGCTCGTGTTGCAAATCTTCCGAATATAAAGCATGACAATTATTCAGTAAAGCCGCCGCAATCATCGAGCTATCCCAATAGGAATATTGATGCTGTTTGTTTATCTCGATTGCTTTTAAAACATTTACCGCCTCAATTTCAATAACCGAAAAGGTAGCTACCATCTCGACAATTATTGCTTCTGCCTCGTCTTTTGTTCGGTAACTCTTTTTTGTCAGCACGTTATAAAGTTCACCCAATACTTGTGTACTCACGATAATCGTATCAAAATTTTCACCAATCAGTTTGATAACTTTTTGGTATTTTTCTTTAGGATCTTTAGAATATAAGTAAACCCAAAGATTCGTGTCGATTAAGATTTTATCGCTCATGTAAATTTTCTCTATCAAATTTATAGTCTTTAGGTAATTTGAAAGCGTGCTTATCTATAAATTCAAAAAACCTTTCCTTTTTGACTTCGCTCGATTCCTGTTCAAATAGAATAACTTTAAATTTTCTCCCTTCTTTTTCGATTCCCAACCTTTTATCTAAAATAAGAGTACCATTCTTATAAGTGGCATTTAGTAATACTTGCATCGTAATACCTC contains the following coding sequences:
- a CDS encoding PIN domain-containing protein, with amino-acid sequence MSDKILIDTNLWVYLYSKDPKEKYQKVIKLIGENFDTIIVSTQVLGELYNVLTKKSYRTKDEAEAIIVEMVATFSVIEIEAVNVLKAIEINKQHQYSYWDSSMIAAALLNNCHALYSEDLQHEQLIEKSLHIISPFQ
- a CDS encoding VWA domain-containing protein produces the protein MSPKPNRITQHIIAFGRVLRRAGLEVATGQIMDAMRAMQLIGLRSRADVYQALFSVFVTRKEQVELFNQAFHLFWRAPSKLPQVMSLILPQLKMPETAQSKQSLRVKQALAENEAQIKPPQSRPKNEQKEAVDLVLTYSPLEVLRKKDFAAFTNEEVVMARQVLSEMNWNIPSKRTRRFNPNAKGRMLDLRKTVRQSMRNEGELIQLSWRGNQTRMRDIVVLCDISGSMERYSRMLLHFIHTITAGMRRVETFVFGTRLTRITRYLKQRDIDDAVSSVSQKVNDWAGGTRIGDALKDFNYLWARRVLRSGAVVMVISDGWDRGDIPLFEREVARLSRNCYRLIWLNPLLGYENYEPLTRGIKAAMPYIDDFLPVHNLESLEQIGEVLSSV
- a CDS encoding MoxR family ATPase, which produces MPSYPSIKAVEKALQKQNYITDRSLATTIFLALKMGRPVFLEGEAGVGKTEVAKVLAAMLDTELIRLQCYEGLDVHNAVYEWNYARQMLHIRLLEAAGGKDEKKIQHEIFGPEFLIQRPLLQAISGETKAPVLLIDELDRADEEFEAFLLELLSDFQITIPEIGTITAKKPPVVIITSNRTREIHDALKRRCLYFWIDYPSAEKEYEIVMAKAPDIAKKLAHEIVTFVQELRTMDLYKLPGVAETLDWSAALLTLSETELKPELIDDTLGTLLKYQDDIAKVKGHEAAKIVEKIRAEAA